The Glycine soja cultivar W05 chromosome 6, ASM419377v2, whole genome shotgun sequence genome has a window encoding:
- the LOC114415714 gene encoding protein CPR-5 isoform X1, whose amino-acid sequence MAEIQNCSSEPEPTAINEWEGQASMKSTTQSSEASDTTSSRKENKGKGKAAAFKRRNPRVLVRRHRANNVDTIGLPLGMSFAAVMAQVMYRRDVAAESMSPSHLSMMCSSAIKESLASVFGDKLDGLTRNFEQSFCSTLSTLQLIYESSKSNEGNKLNNTKMEIMSSKLTLNKEECSGDIVTEVGHSRHAEIQDQSISHDSPEEVRDNFHIDSIGRDSPEEGRDNIHNNSVSLDSPEESRDNFHMGSVSRDLTLYGQSNQMVSFSQISFGSVNNPMVSIFEKSIMEQCRSNDLKTLELGLKMKELKLKEDELALNLDSNNLNRSKLVMGESKQSFKEEKFKTQLEDTRHGELKKKCIDCLITGLLIMSSSLLYGAYVYSYERITKATESCTPSTQESSSWWTPKSMVLFNSKLHILWCQVQVMSRMAFGILMIFAVAYLLLQRSTTTSQTMPVTFILLMLGIFCGYCGKLCVETLGGSGIVWLLYWEIMCLLHFLSLCWTSALFRILHGPVTPSQTMEENTILRYWIRRVLFYAAMLVFLPLFCGLMPFASLGQWKEHFTLKGSDFNGSEW is encoded by the exons ATGGCTGAGATTCAGAATTGTTCCTCGGAACCAGAACCAACCGCAATCAACGAATGGGAGGGTCAAGCTTCGATGAAGAGCACAACGCAAAGTTCAGAAGCCTCCGATACGACGTCGTCACGAAAAGAGAATAAAGGTAAAGGTAAGGCTGCGGCGTTCAAACGACGGAACCCTAGAGTTCTTGTTCGCCGCCATAGGGCTAATAATGTGGACACTATTGGCCTTCCTCTTGGCATGTCATTCGCCGCTGTTATGGCTCAG gtgATGTATAGAAGAGATGTAGCAGCCGAGAGTATGTCTCCCAGTCATCTTTCGATG ATGTGTTCATCGGCTATCAAAGAATCTCTTGCCAGT GTTTTTGGAGACAAGCTAGATGGTTTGACGAGGAACTTTGAACAATCTTTTTGTAGCACCTTGAGTACTCTTCAGTTAATTTATGAATCATCCAAGAGCaatgaaggaaataaattaaataatacaaagATGGAAATTATGAGTTCTAAATTGACTCTCAATAAAGAGGAATGCTCAGGTGATATTGTTACAGAGGTCGGTCATTCAAGACATGCTGAAATCCAAGATCAATCAATTAGTCATGATTCTCCTGAAGAGGTCAGGGATAACTTTCATATAGATTCAATTGGTCGTGATTCTCCTGAAGAAGGCAGGGATAACATTCATAATAATTCAGTTAGTCTTGATTCTCCTGAAGAGAGCAGGGATAACTTTCATATGGGTTCAGTTAGTCGCGATCTCACTTTGTATGGGCAATCAAACCaaatggtttccttttctcaaATATCTTTTGGATCTGTAAATAATCCTATGGTTAGTATTTTTGAGAAGTCCATCATGGAGCAGTGTCGTTCTAATGACCTCAAGACACTTGAACTTGGCCTTAAAATGAAggaattgaaattgaaagagGATGAATTGGCTCTCAACCTTGATTCGAATAATTTAAACAGATCAAAATTAGTCATGGGAGAATCAAAGCAATCTTTCAAAGAGGAAAAGTTCAAGACCCAGTTAGAAGATACGAGGCATGGTGAACTCAAAAAGAAGTGCATTGACTGTCTTATTACTGGTTTGCTTATCATGTCATCCTCACTTTTGTATGGTGCCTATGTTTATTCCTACGAGCGGATTACTAAAGCTACTGAATCATGTACACCATCAACCCAG GAATCTTCCTCCTGGTGGACTCCCAAGTCAATGGTCTTATTCAATTCAAAGTTGCATATTTTGTGGTGTCAAGTTCAAGTTATGAGCCGAATGGCATTTGGCATCTTGATGATTTTTGCTGTTGCATATTTGCTCTTGCAGCGGTCGACCACAACATCACAGACTATGCCAGTCACTTTCATCCTTTTAATGTTGGGAATTTTTTGTGGCTATTGTGGCAAGCTATGTGTAGAGACATTGGGTGGGAGTGGTATTGTGTGGCTCTTATACTGGGAGATTATGTGCTTGCTGCATTTCTTATCTCTTTGCTGGACATCCGCTTTGTTCCGGATCCTTCATGGACCAGTCACTCCATCACAAACAATGGAGGAGAATACAATTCTTCGGTATTGGATTCGCAGAGTTCTGTTCTATGCTGCTATGCTTGTGTTTCTACCGTTGTTTTGTGGTCTCATGCCATTTGCTAGCCTAGGTCAATGGAAAGAACATTTTACATTGAAGGGGTCAGATTTTAATGGATCCGAATGGTAA
- the LOC114415714 gene encoding protein CPR-5 isoform X2, which produces MLRKMCSSAIKESLASVFGDKLDGLTRNFEQSFCSTLSTLQLIYESSKSNEGNKLNNTKMEIMSSKLTLNKEECSGDIVTEVGHSRHAEIQDQSISHDSPEEVRDNFHIDSIGRDSPEEGRDNIHNNSVSLDSPEESRDNFHMGSVSRDLTLYGQSNQMVSFSQISFGSVNNPMVSIFEKSIMEQCRSNDLKTLELGLKMKELKLKEDELALNLDSNNLNRSKLVMGESKQSFKEEKFKTQLEDTRHGELKKKCIDCLITGLLIMSSSLLYGAYVYSYERITKATESCTPSTQESSSWWTPKSMVLFNSKLHILWCQVQVMSRMAFGILMIFAVAYLLLQRSTTTSQTMPVTFILLMLGIFCGYCGKLCVETLGGSGIVWLLYWEIMCLLHFLSLCWTSALFRILHGPVTPSQTMEENTILRYWIRRVLFYAAMLVFLPLFCGLMPFASLGQWKEHFTLKGSDFNGSEW; this is translated from the exons ATGCTTAGAaaa ATGTGTTCATCGGCTATCAAAGAATCTCTTGCCAGT GTTTTTGGAGACAAGCTAGATGGTTTGACGAGGAACTTTGAACAATCTTTTTGTAGCACCTTGAGTACTCTTCAGTTAATTTATGAATCATCCAAGAGCaatgaaggaaataaattaaataatacaaagATGGAAATTATGAGTTCTAAATTGACTCTCAATAAAGAGGAATGCTCAGGTGATATTGTTACAGAGGTCGGTCATTCAAGACATGCTGAAATCCAAGATCAATCAATTAGTCATGATTCTCCTGAAGAGGTCAGGGATAACTTTCATATAGATTCAATTGGTCGTGATTCTCCTGAAGAAGGCAGGGATAACATTCATAATAATTCAGTTAGTCTTGATTCTCCTGAAGAGAGCAGGGATAACTTTCATATGGGTTCAGTTAGTCGCGATCTCACTTTGTATGGGCAATCAAACCaaatggtttccttttctcaaATATCTTTTGGATCTGTAAATAATCCTATGGTTAGTATTTTTGAGAAGTCCATCATGGAGCAGTGTCGTTCTAATGACCTCAAGACACTTGAACTTGGCCTTAAAATGAAggaattgaaattgaaagagGATGAATTGGCTCTCAACCTTGATTCGAATAATTTAAACAGATCAAAATTAGTCATGGGAGAATCAAAGCAATCTTTCAAAGAGGAAAAGTTCAAGACCCAGTTAGAAGATACGAGGCATGGTGAACTCAAAAAGAAGTGCATTGACTGTCTTATTACTGGTTTGCTTATCATGTCATCCTCACTTTTGTATGGTGCCTATGTTTATTCCTACGAGCGGATTACTAAAGCTACTGAATCATGTACACCATCAACCCAG GAATCTTCCTCCTGGTGGACTCCCAAGTCAATGGTCTTATTCAATTCAAAGTTGCATATTTTGTGGTGTCAAGTTCAAGTTATGAGCCGAATGGCATTTGGCATCTTGATGATTTTTGCTGTTGCATATTTGCTCTTGCAGCGGTCGACCACAACATCACAGACTATGCCAGTCACTTTCATCCTTTTAATGTTGGGAATTTTTTGTGGCTATTGTGGCAAGCTATGTGTAGAGACATTGGGTGGGAGTGGTATTGTGTGGCTCTTATACTGGGAGATTATGTGCTTGCTGCATTTCTTATCTCTTTGCTGGACATCCGCTTTGTTCCGGATCCTTCATGGACCAGTCACTCCATCACAAACAATGGAGGAGAATACAATTCTTCGGTATTGGATTCGCAGAGTTCTGTTCTATGCTGCTATGCTTGTGTTTCTACCGTTGTTTTGTGGTCTCATGCCATTTGCTAGCCTAGGTCAATGGAAAGAACATTTTACATTGAAGGGGTCAGATTTTAATGGATCCGAATGGTAA
- the LOC114415714 gene encoding protein CPR-5 isoform X3, with amino-acid sequence MCSSAIKESLASVFGDKLDGLTRNFEQSFCSTLSTLQLIYESSKSNEGNKLNNTKMEIMSSKLTLNKEECSGDIVTEVGHSRHAEIQDQSISHDSPEEVRDNFHIDSIGRDSPEEGRDNIHNNSVSLDSPEESRDNFHMGSVSRDLTLYGQSNQMVSFSQISFGSVNNPMVSIFEKSIMEQCRSNDLKTLELGLKMKELKLKEDELALNLDSNNLNRSKLVMGESKQSFKEEKFKTQLEDTRHGELKKKCIDCLITGLLIMSSSLLYGAYVYSYERITKATESCTPSTQESSSWWTPKSMVLFNSKLHILWCQVQVMSRMAFGILMIFAVAYLLLQRSTTTSQTMPVTFILLMLGIFCGYCGKLCVETLGGSGIVWLLYWEIMCLLHFLSLCWTSALFRILHGPVTPSQTMEENTILRYWIRRVLFYAAMLVFLPLFCGLMPFASLGQWKEHFTLKGSDFNGSEW; translated from the exons ATGTGTTCATCGGCTATCAAAGAATCTCTTGCCAGT GTTTTTGGAGACAAGCTAGATGGTTTGACGAGGAACTTTGAACAATCTTTTTGTAGCACCTTGAGTACTCTTCAGTTAATTTATGAATCATCCAAGAGCaatgaaggaaataaattaaataatacaaagATGGAAATTATGAGTTCTAAATTGACTCTCAATAAAGAGGAATGCTCAGGTGATATTGTTACAGAGGTCGGTCATTCAAGACATGCTGAAATCCAAGATCAATCAATTAGTCATGATTCTCCTGAAGAGGTCAGGGATAACTTTCATATAGATTCAATTGGTCGTGATTCTCCTGAAGAAGGCAGGGATAACATTCATAATAATTCAGTTAGTCTTGATTCTCCTGAAGAGAGCAGGGATAACTTTCATATGGGTTCAGTTAGTCGCGATCTCACTTTGTATGGGCAATCAAACCaaatggtttccttttctcaaATATCTTTTGGATCTGTAAATAATCCTATGGTTAGTATTTTTGAGAAGTCCATCATGGAGCAGTGTCGTTCTAATGACCTCAAGACACTTGAACTTGGCCTTAAAATGAAggaattgaaattgaaagagGATGAATTGGCTCTCAACCTTGATTCGAATAATTTAAACAGATCAAAATTAGTCATGGGAGAATCAAAGCAATCTTTCAAAGAGGAAAAGTTCAAGACCCAGTTAGAAGATACGAGGCATGGTGAACTCAAAAAGAAGTGCATTGACTGTCTTATTACTGGTTTGCTTATCATGTCATCCTCACTTTTGTATGGTGCCTATGTTTATTCCTACGAGCGGATTACTAAAGCTACTGAATCATGTACACCATCAACCCAG GAATCTTCCTCCTGGTGGACTCCCAAGTCAATGGTCTTATTCAATTCAAAGTTGCATATTTTGTGGTGTCAAGTTCAAGTTATGAGCCGAATGGCATTTGGCATCTTGATGATTTTTGCTGTTGCATATTTGCTCTTGCAGCGGTCGACCACAACATCACAGACTATGCCAGTCACTTTCATCCTTTTAATGTTGGGAATTTTTTGTGGCTATTGTGGCAAGCTATGTGTAGAGACATTGGGTGGGAGTGGTATTGTGTGGCTCTTATACTGGGAGATTATGTGCTTGCTGCATTTCTTATCTCTTTGCTGGACATCCGCTTTGTTCCGGATCCTTCATGGACCAGTCACTCCATCACAAACAATGGAGGAGAATACAATTCTTCGGTATTGGATTCGCAGAGTTCTGTTCTATGCTGCTATGCTTGTGTTTCTACCGTTGTTTTGTGGTCTCATGCCATTTGCTAGCCTAGGTCAATGGAAAGAACATTTTACATTGAAGGGGTCAGATTTTAATGGATCCGAATGGTAA